A genomic region of Pelodiscus sinensis isolate JC-2024 chromosome 1, ASM4963464v1, whole genome shotgun sequence contains the following coding sequences:
- the LOC142827918 gene encoding olfactory receptor 51G2-like, whose translation MEAANDTKFKPTMFLLTGISGHEDIHFWISIPICLIYAISIMGNSVILYIIKTEPSLHKPMYIFLSMLALTDLGLSIATTPTILGVFLFNSREISLDACFAQLFFLPLLSLIESSVFLLMAFDRFIAICNPLRYTSIFTRSRIGKMGLVFVLRVVTIEIPIPLLLKRYRYCQANVLSHSFCLHQDIMKMACADITINSIYGFFAILSTVGLDSLLIFLSYVMILKTVLGIASYMECLRALNTCASHLCAVLLFYIPLIGLSVTHRFGEHTPPLLQILLGYIYLLVPPMMNPIMFSMKSKHLRAKLIKLFSK comes from the coding sequence ATGGAAGCTGCCAATGATACCAAATTCAAACCTACCATGTTCCTTCTCACCGGGATATCTGGCCATGAAGACATCCATTTCTGGATCTCTATCCCCATCTGCCTTATTTATGCTATTTCAATAATGGGAAATTCAGTTATTCTGTACATTATAAAAACAGAACCGAGCCTTCATAAGcctatgtacattttcctttccatgttggctctcacagaccttggtcTATCAATAGCCACCACACCGACAATACTAGGTGTATTCTTGTTTAACTCTAGGGAGATCAGCCTTGATGCTTGTTTTGCACAGTTGTTCTTCCTCCCCTTACTTTCTCTCATTGAATCCTCTGTGTTCTTGTTGATGGCTTTTGACCGCTTCATTGCAATTTGTAACCCTCTGAGATACACGTCCATCTTCACCCGGTCGCGAATAGGCAAGATGGGATTGGTATTTGTGCTAAGAGTGGTGACCATTGAAATTCCAATCCCCTTACTCCTGAAACGGTATCGATACTGTCAAGCTAATGTCCTCTCCCATTCCTTCTGCCTGCACCAGGACATCATGAAGATGGCATGTGCAGACATCACCATCAACAGCATCTATGGCTTCTTTGCAATACTTTCCACTGTGGGGTTGGACTCTCTGCTCATCTTCCTCTCTTATgtgatgatcctcaaaacagtGTTGGGTATCGCATCCTACATGGAATGCCTCAGGGCCCTGAACACCTGCGCCTCCCACCTCTGTGCTGTCCTGCTCTTCTACATTCCATTGATCGGCTTGTCTGTGACACACAGATTCGGGGAGCACACTCCCCCTTTGCTTCAGATTCTCCTGGGATACATCTACCTGCTGGTGCCTCCCATGATGAACCCAATCATGTTCAGCATGAAAAGCAAACACCTGCGTGCCAAGCTAATCAAGCTCTTCAGCAAGTGA
- the LOC102463841 gene encoding olfactory receptor 51G2-like isoform X1 — translation MAAANDTKLNSAVFCLTGIPGHEDIHLWISIPISLIYAISIMGNAVILYIIKTDPSLHEPMYIFLSILAITDLGLSVATLPTILRVFLFNSREISLNACFTQLFFIHSLSFIESSVLLLMAFDRFIAICNPLRYSTILTLPRIAKMGLVFVLRGVAVVLPVPFLLKRYQYCRTNVLSHSYCMHQEVMKMACSDIRVNSIYGLFIIVSTVGLDSLLIFLSYVMILKTVLGIASYTESLRALNTCVSHLCAILLFYIPMIGLSVTHRFAEHTSPLLQILLGYIYLLVPPVMNPIMYSVKSKHLQDGKLICQE, via the exons ATGGCAGCTGCCAATGATACCAAACTCAACTCAGCAGTGTTTTGTCTTACTGGGATACCTGGACATGAAGACATCCATCTCTGGATCTCTATCCCCATCTCCCTTATTTATGCTATTTCGATAATGGGAAATGCAGTTATTCTGTACATTATAAAAACAGatccaagcctccatgagcccatgtacattttcctttccattctGGCCATCACAGACCTTGGTTTATCAGTAGCCACCCTACCGACAATATTGCGAGTGTTTTTGTTTAACTCTAGGGAGATCAGCCTCAATGCCTGTTTTACCCAGCTGTTCTTCATTCATTCTCTTTCATTCATTGAATCCTCTGTGCTCCTGTTGATGGCCTTTGACCGCTTCATCGCCATCTGTAACCCACTGAGATACTCTACCATCCTAACCCTGCCTAGAATAGCCAAGATGGGGCTTGTGTTTGTGCTAAGAGGTGTGGCTGTTGTATtgccagtcccctttctcctgaaaCGGTACCAATACTGCCGAACTAAtgtcctctcccattcctacTGTATGCACCAAGAGGTCATGAAGATGGCTTGTTCAGATATCAGAGTCAACAGCATCTATGGCTTATTCATAATAGTCTCCACTGTGGGGTTGGACTCTCTGCTCATCTTCCTGTCTTACgtgatgatcctcaaaacagtATTGGGCATTGCATCTTACACGGAGAGCCTCAGGGCCCTGAACACATGTGTCTCCCACCTCTGCGCCATCCTGCTCTTCTACATACCAATGATCGGCTTGTCTGTGACACACAGATTCGCGGAGCACACCTCTCCCTTGCTTCAGATTCTCTTGGGATATATCTACCTGCTGGTGCCTCCCGTAATGAACCCAATCATGTACAGCGTGAAAAGCAAACACCTGC AAGATGGCAAGCtgatatgtcaggagtga
- the LOC102463841 gene encoding olfactory receptor 51G2-like isoform X2, which translates to MAAANDTKLNSAVFCLTGIPGHEDIHLWISIPISLIYAISIMGNAVILYIIKTDPSLHEPMYIFLSILAITDLGLSVATLPTILRVFLFNSREISLNACFTQLFFIHSLSFIESSVLLLMAFDRFIAICNPLRYSTILTLPRIAKMGLVFVLRGVAVVLPVPFLLKRYQYCRTNVLSHSYCMHQEVMKMACSDIRVNSIYGLFIIVSTVGLDSLLIFLSYVMILKTVLGIASYTESLRALNTCVSHLCAILLFYIPMIGLSVTHRFAEHTSPLLQILLGYIYLLVPPVMNPIMYSVKSKHLRAKLIKLFVK; encoded by the coding sequence ATGGCAGCTGCCAATGATACCAAACTCAACTCAGCAGTGTTTTGTCTTACTGGGATACCTGGACATGAAGACATCCATCTCTGGATCTCTATCCCCATCTCCCTTATTTATGCTATTTCGATAATGGGAAATGCAGTTATTCTGTACATTATAAAAACAGatccaagcctccatgagcccatgtacattttcctttccattctGGCCATCACAGACCTTGGTTTATCAGTAGCCACCCTACCGACAATATTGCGAGTGTTTTTGTTTAACTCTAGGGAGATCAGCCTCAATGCCTGTTTTACCCAGCTGTTCTTCATTCATTCTCTTTCATTCATTGAATCCTCTGTGCTCCTGTTGATGGCCTTTGACCGCTTCATCGCCATCTGTAACCCACTGAGATACTCTACCATCCTAACCCTGCCTAGAATAGCCAAGATGGGGCTTGTGTTTGTGCTAAGAGGTGTGGCTGTTGTATtgccagtcccctttctcctgaaaCGGTACCAATACTGCCGAACTAAtgtcctctcccattcctacTGTATGCACCAAGAGGTCATGAAGATGGCTTGTTCAGATATCAGAGTCAACAGCATCTATGGCTTATTCATAATAGTCTCCACTGTGGGGTTGGACTCTCTGCTCATCTTCCTGTCTTACgtgatgatcctcaaaacagtATTGGGCATTGCATCTTACACGGAGAGCCTCAGGGCCCTGAACACATGTGTCTCCCACCTCTGCGCCATCCTGCTCTTCTACATACCAATGATCGGCTTGTCTGTGACACACAGATTCGCGGAGCACACCTCTCCCTTGCTTCAGATTCTCTTGGGATATATCTACCTGCTGGTGCCTCCCGTAATGAACCCAATCATGTACAGCGTGAAAAGCAAACACCTGCGTGCCAAGCTCATCAAGCTCTTTGTCAAGTGA
- the LOC142827245 gene encoding olfactory receptor 51G2-like produces the protein METVNDTKFKPAMFLLTGIPGHEDIHLWIAIPICLIYAISVMGNAVILYIIKTELSLHEPMYIFLSMLALTDLGLSIATAPTILGVFLFNSREISLDACFAQLFFLPSLSFIESSVLLLMAFDRFIAICNPLRYTSILTLPRIAKMGLVFVLRVVTIEIPIPLLLKRYRFCRANILSHSFCLHQDVMKMACADITVNSIYGFFAILSTVGLDSLLIFLSYVMILKTVLGIASHTECLRALNTCVSHLCAVLLFYIPLIGLSVTHRFGEHTPPLLQILLGYIYLLVPPMMNPIVYSVKSKNLRAKLIKFFIK, from the coding sequence ATGGAAACTGTCAATGACACCAAATTCAAACCGGCCATGTTCCTTCTCACCGGGATACCTGGACATGAAGACATCCATCTCTGGATCGCTATCCCCATCTGCCTTATTTATGCTATTTCAGTAATGGGAAATGCAGTTATTCTGTACATTATAAAAACAGAACTGAGCCTCCATGAGcctatgtacattttcctttccatgttggctCTCACTGACCTTGGTTTATCAATAGCCACTGCACCAACAATTCTGGGTGTATTCTTGTTTAACTCTAGGGAGATCAGCCTTGATGCTTGTTTTGCACAGTTGTTCTTCCTCCCCTCACTTTCATTCATTGAATCCTCTGTACTCTTGTTGATGGCTTTTGACCGCTTCATTgcaatctgtaacccactgagATACACGTCCATCTTGACCCTGCCACGAATAGCCAAGATGGGACTGGTATTTGTGCTAAGAGTGGTGACCATTGAAATCCCAATCCCCTTACTCCTGAAACGGTATCGATTCTGTCGAGCTAATATCCTCTCCCATTCCTTCTGCCTGCACCAGGACGTCATGAAGATGGCATGTGCGGACATCACCGTCAACAGCATCTATGGCTTCTTTGCAATACTCTCCACGGTGGGGTTGGACTCTCTGCTCATCTTCCTGTCTTACgtgatgatcctcaaaacagtGTTGGGCATTGCATCCCACACAGAGTGCCTCAGGGCTCTGAACACCTGCGTCTCCCACCTCTGCGCCGTCCTGCTCTTCTACATTCCATTGATCGGCTTGTCTGTGACACACAGATTCGGGGAGCACACTCCCCCGTTGCTTCAGATTCTTCTAGGATACATCTACCTACTCGTGCCTCCCATGATGAACCCGATCGTGTACAGCGTGAAAAGCAAAAACCTGCGTGCCAAGCTAATCAAGTTCTTCATCAAGTGA
- the LOC102443353 gene encoding olfactory receptor 51G2-like: MMSAVNDTKSTHAMFHLTGIPGQEDFHLWIAVPFCFMYVISIVGNSVIIFFIKTDPSLHEPMYIFLSMLAITDIGLSVVTMPTILGIFMFNSREISLDACFTQLFFIHFLQCTESSMLLLMAFDRYIAICNPLRYASILTLPRIAKMGLVFVPKGAAVIFPLPFLLKRYRYCQSNVLSHSYCLHQDVMNLACSDITVNIIYGLSAKLLTMGLDSALICLSYVMILSTVMSVTSPTECMRALNTCISHLCAVLLFYTPDISLSMIYRFGKGSSPLLQVLLGYMTLLVPPLMNPIVYSVKSKHLRVRIIKVFIK; this comes from the coding sequence ATGATGTCAGCTGTCAATGATACCAAATCCACACATGCCATGTTCCATCTCACTGGGATACCTGGGCAGGAAGACTTCCATCTCTGGATTGCTGTCCCCTTCTGCTTCATGTATGTTATTTCGATAGTAGGAAATTCAGTAATCATATTCTTTATAAAAACAGacccaagcctccatgagcccatgtacattttcctttccatgttggccATCACAGATATTGGCTTATCCGTAGTCACCATGCCAACAATACTGGGCATATTCATGTTTAACTCTAGGGAGATCAGCCTGGATGCCTGTTTTACCCAGTTGTTCTTCATCCACTTTCTTCAATGCACTGAATCATCTATGCTCTTGCTGATGGCTTTTGACCGCTACATCGCCATCTGTAACCCACTGAGATACGCTTCCATCTTAACCCTGCCGAGAATAGCCAAGATGGGGCTGGTGTTTGTGCCAAAAGGTGCAGCTGTAATATTCccactcccctttctcctgaaacGCTACCGATACTGTCAATCCAACGTCCTCTCCCACTCCTACTGCCTGCACCAGGACGTCATGAATTTGGCTTGTTCAGACATCACCGTCAACATCATCTATGGCTTGTCGGCTAAACTCTTAACAATGGGGTTGGACTCAGCGCTGATCTGCCTCTCTTATGTGATGATCCTCAGTACAGTGATGAGTGTCACGTCCCCCACAGAGTGTATGAGAGCCCTGAACACCTgcatctcccacctctgtgcagTCCTGCTCTTCTATACACCAGACATCAGCTTGAGTATGATATACAGATTTGGGAAGGGCTCTTCTCCCTTGCTTCAAGTTCTCCTGGGCTATATGAccctgctggtcccacccctgaTGAACCCGATTGTCTACAGTGTGAAAAGCAAACACCTTCGTGTGAGGATCATCAAAGTGTTCATCAAATGA